A single Cannabis sativa cultivar Pink pepper isolate KNU-18-1 chromosome 7, ASM2916894v1, whole genome shotgun sequence DNA region contains:
- the LOC115697935 gene encoding polygalacturonase QRT3: MGMERVEVRGLMIWCMIMGLLANLVTTHVHGGDQSPLVAAAHFRKMKTFEASAVPVSGSPLVSPSPSQGESHPRVYHVTSYGADPTGKTDSTDALLEAMSAAFQGPTEGFLMEGIANLGGPRIDLQGGYYLISRPLRFPAAGAGNIMIHGGTLKASDDFPLDGYLIDLSSSSSTSKAKQSNETLNAELASSSSYNYEYITIKDVMLDSNYRGGAISVINSLRTSIDNCYITHFTTNGIEVRQGHETYIRNSYLGQHITAGGDPGERNFSGTAITLDGNDNAVTDVVIFSAATGILISGQANVLSGVHLYNKATGFGGTGIYLKLPGLAQTRIVNCYLDYTGIIAEDPVQLLVSNSFFLGDAYIVLKSVNGVANGVNIVDNMFSGSGKGVEIVQLDQSRGKFKDVDQVFVDRNNVKGMKLKATVAKGAVQGNGTSWTVDFSGVLLFPNQIRHVQYTLSTPTGGFPNHVLRNSSDNRVVIESNVAIPASVFVTVNQVLVQS; encoded by the exons atgggaatggaaagaGTTGAGGTAAGAGGTTTGATGATATGGTGTATGATAATGGGTTTATTAGCAAACTTGGTCACAACCCATGTCCATGGAGGGGACCAGTCTCCCTTGGTGGCAGCAGCCCATTTTCGGAAAATGAAAACTTTCGAAGCCTCGGCTGTCCCTGTTTCAGGATCTCCATTAGTTTCTCCTTCTCCCTCACAG GGGGAGAGTCATCCACGAGTGTATCACGTGACATCGTACGGCGCTGATCCGACGGGGAAAACGGACAGTACAGACGCACTTTTGGAAGCAATGTCGGCTGCGTTTCAAGGCCCAACCGAAGGGTTCTTGATGGAAGGGATAGCCAATCTTGGTGGCCCAAGGATCGATCTTCAAGGTGGTTACTACCTCATCAGCCGACCTCTTCGTTTTCCGGCAGCCGGCGCCGGTAATATTATG attcACGGGGGAACATTGAAAGCTTCTGATGATTTCCCACTAGACGGATATTTGATTGATttgtcatcatcatcatcaacatcCAAAGCTAAACAGAGTAACGAAACACTAAATGCTGAACTTGCTTCTTCTTCATCCTATAACTACGAGTACATTACCATAAAAGATGTAATGTTAGACTCAAACTACAGAGGTGGAGCCATTTCAGTCATAAACTCATTAAGAACAAGCATAGACAACTGTTACATTACACATTTCACAACTAATGGAATCGAAGTAAGACAAGGCCATGAAACCTACATTCGAAACTCTTACCTCGGCCAGCACATCACGGCGGGTGGCGATCCAGGGGAGCGCAACTTCTCTGGTACAGCCATCACTCTGGATGGGAATGACAATGCTGTCACTGATGTTGTCATATTTTCTGCAGCCACAGGAATTTTGATCTCTGGCCAGGCAAATGTACTCTCTGGAGTCCATTTGTATAATAAGGCCACTGGTTTTGGTGGCACTGGGATTTACTTGAAACTTCCCGGCTTAGCACAAACCAGGATTGTGAATTGTTACTTGGATTACACAGGAATCATTGCTGAAGATCCGGTTCAGCTTTTGGTCTCCAACAGTTTTTTCCTTGGGGATGCTTATATTGTCCTGAAATCAGTAAATGGGGTTGCTAATGGGGTCAACATTGTGGACAATATGTTTAGTGGGTCTGGAAAAGGAGTTGAGATTGTTCAGTTGGACCAATCTAGAGGGAAATTTAAGGACGTTGATCAAGTTTTTGTGGACAGGAACAATGTGAAGGGAATGAAGCTCAAGGCCACAGTTGCTAAGGGAGCTGTTCAAGGGAATGGAACATCATGGACGGTAGACTTCAGTGGAGTTCTTCTTTTTCCTAATCAGATTAGGCATGTTCAATACACTTTAAGCACACCCACTGGTGGATTCCCTAACCATGTCCTTCGCAATTCGTCAGACAATCGAGTTGTTATTGAGTCCAATGTGGCCATTCCGGCCAGTGTTTTCGTAACGGTTAACCAAGTACTTGTTCAAAGCTAA
- the LOC133039717 gene encoding uncharacterized mitochondrial protein AtMg00810-like, with protein sequence MNSGLKLSNCGSELVKDVTLYRSSVGALQYATVTRPDLAFCVNKVCQYMHQPLLSYWTAVKRILRYVAGTLDYGLLLKPVKDFSLEVFCEEDWASDPDDRRSTTGYCIYLGGNLVTWKSQKQATISRSSTEAEFQSLASVVSEVLQNQIQVKHVPAQAQIADCLTKPISSSRFSNLRSKLCVDSKSTLSLRGAVKDADT encoded by the exons ATGAACAGTGGCCTCAAACTGTCGAATTGTGGAAGTGAACTTGTCAAAGATGTGACTTTGTACAGGTCAAGTGTTGGAGCATTACAGTATGCCACTGTCACACGGCCAGACCTAGCGTTTTGTGTAAACAAAGTGTGTCAATATATGCATCAACCTCTGCTTTCTTACTGGACAGCAGTGAAAAGAATCTTAAGATATGTGGCTGGCACTTTGGACTATGGTCTCTTGCTAAAACCAGTCAAGGATTTCTCTCTTGAAGTGTTCTGTGAAGAGGATTGGGCATCTGATCCAGATGACAGGAGGTCCACGACAGGTTATTGCATCTATCTAGGGGGAAATTTGGTCACTTGGAAATCACAAAAACAAGCCACAATCAGCAGGTCTTCCACTGAAGCTGAGTTTCAGAGTCTTGCAAGTGTTGTTTCAGAG GTGCTACAAAATCAAATACAAGTCAAACATGTTCCTGCTCAGGCTCAAATCGCAGATTGTCTCACCAAGCCCATCTCTAGCTCTCGCTTCTCTAATCTTCGAAGCAAACTGTGTGTCGATTCTAAATCCACACTCAGTTTGAGGGGGGCTGTCAAGGACGCTGATACATAG